The following are from one region of the Microbacterium paraoxydans genome:
- a CDS encoding PfkB family carbohydrate kinase: MSTETSPGGAAVVIGDALIDEIRDDSGVREFVGGAALNVAVGLRRLGIPTTLIAMVGEDIAGAHIREYLADHGVRLIASAAPHGSSRAVVTRAANGEPSYVFNRAAQERAVRYSDEARAAIGDADIVAVSCFPFDVPAEVEALAAAVEGARLAIDPNPRTGMLSDREEFVRGFERLAGRADLVKVGADDAAVLYDGDLDALRARLRSLGVTAVLATAGADGAVLESDAGSVSAPISALPGRVVDTVGAGDATLAAVAAGLVEGSPKAVEGWSALLERAMDVAAATCRAEGGLLRTPESLAAADRGVYGS, encoded by the coding sequence GTGAGCACTGAGACTTCCCCCGGCGGCGCGGCCGTCGTCATCGGAGACGCCCTGATCGACGAGATCCGGGATGACAGCGGCGTCCGCGAGTTCGTCGGCGGAGCAGCGCTGAACGTCGCGGTGGGGTTGCGCCGGCTCGGAATCCCCACGACGCTCATCGCGATGGTGGGGGAGGACATCGCCGGCGCGCACATCCGCGAGTATCTGGCCGATCACGGCGTGCGGCTGATCGCGAGCGCGGCGCCGCACGGGTCGTCGCGGGCCGTCGTGACCCGGGCCGCGAACGGCGAGCCGAGCTACGTCTTCAACCGCGCGGCCCAGGAGCGGGCCGTCCGGTACTCGGACGAGGCGAGGGCCGCCATCGGCGACGCGGACATCGTCGCGGTGAGCTGCTTCCCCTTCGATGTCCCGGCCGAGGTCGAGGCCCTCGCCGCCGCGGTGGAGGGCGCGCGGCTGGCGATCGACCCGAACCCGCGCACGGGCATGCTGTCCGACCGCGAGGAGTTCGTCCGCGGCTTCGAGCGGCTGGCCGGGCGGGCGGACCTGGTGAAGGTCGGCGCCGACGACGCCGCCGTGCTCTATGACGGCGACCTCGACGCCCTGCGCGCGCGGCTCCGGAGCCTCGGCGTCACGGCGGTGCTGGCGACGGCCGGAGCAGACGGCGCCGTGCTCGAGTCGGACGCCGGCTCGGTCTCGGCCCCCATCTCGGCGCTCCCGGGTCGGGTGGTCGATACCGTGGGCGCGGGGGACGCGACGCTCGCCGCCGTCGCCGCCGGACTGGTGGAAGGCTCCCCGAAGGCGGTCGAAGGATGGTCCGCCCTGCTCGAGCGCGCGATGGATGTGGCCGCTGCGACCTGCCGCGCCGAGGGCGGGCTGCTGCGCACACCGGAGTCGCTGGCCGCCGCCGACCGCGGCGTGTACGGAAGCTGA